From the genome of Spirosomataceae bacterium TFI 002, one region includes:
- a CDS encoding Lipocalin-like domain-containing protein, translated as MYSKFSPLYILFAFVLFFSSCSSDDVSPVSLEGTWNLTAADVTFDDVVISATAKGLQENFISSKSFTFNGDMSVTSLDSHGDASISGTYTFDNSTNKLVINEVYEGENYVYNYDVNLNGNTLELKSITIDLTKEYDFEDEEEIGLAFEIFSLLEDQEDDLIIKVNPDAKTVFVTYKFAK; from the coding sequence ATGTACTCTAAGTTTTCACCACTTTACATTCTTTTTGCTTTTGTTTTATTTTTCAGTTCTTGTTCTTCCGATGACGTAAGCCCTGTATCTCTAGAGGGTACTTGGAACTTAACTGCGGCAGATGTTACATTTGATGACGTTGTAATTTCAGCAACTGCAAAAGGTTTACAAGAGAATTTTATTTCAAGTAAGAGTTTTACTTTTAATGGGGATATGTCCGTTACTTCGCTTGATTCACATGGAGATGCGTCTATAAGCGGAACCTATACTTTTGACAATTCAACAAATAAACTTGTAATCAATGAAGTTTACGAAGGAGAGAATTATGTTTATAACTACGATGTAAATCTAAATGGAAATACTCTTGAGCTGAAATCGATCACAATTGATTTGACAAAAGAGTATGACTTTGAAGACGAAGAAGAAATTGGTTTAGCATTCGAAATTTTCAGTCTTCTAGAAGATCAGGAAGATGACTTAATTATTAAAGTTAATCCAGATGCAAAAACTGTTTTCGTAACCTACAAGTTTGCGAAGTAA
- a CDS encoding fructan beta-fructosidase, with protein sequence MARFTLIFFLISYSLQSFSQERWRPEFHFSPEKNWMNDPNGLVYLNGEWHLFFQHNPLENKWGHMSWGHAVSHDLLNWTELEVAIPEGEEEWIFSGSVVNDKNNTSGFFEDNNGLVAIYTADYHGKLENQHLAYSKDNGRTWVKYAGNPIIPQAWSAQGSLGELKEFRDPNIFWHQESEKWIMAVVLPKQYKVQFYSSTNLKTWKWESDFGGVGDMRKIWECPGMTKVPIYDVDGKQIDFKWLLMVSSSGPDDGYTGMQYFTGNFDGKTFSPDNEQWPKYLDHGKDFYAAIPFNNTSKSLILGWFSNWKYAQKPPTNAYKGQMSIVRELSFVKNRDGVTLRQRPVVESQNWNKVLQMEQMPLSSSNGIDWRTQSRTYRLQMTFEVNGSDNFGLKILVGENEQTVISYNPNSQEISLDRTQSGHSVDLSFPSIERAFCPLIRNRLTLDILVDNSMVEVFANDGQVVISDLVFPETDAKSWKIFGNENQGKLMDISVWEWEK encoded by the coding sequence ATGGCCAGATTTACACTAATATTTTTCTTAATATCATATTCGCTTCAATCTTTTTCTCAAGAAAGGTGGCGTCCTGAATTTCATTTTTCTCCAGAGAAAAACTGGATGAACGACCCAAATGGTTTGGTTTATTTAAACGGCGAATGGCATCTGTTTTTTCAGCATAACCCTTTGGAAAATAAATGGGGGCATATGAGTTGGGGACATGCTGTAAGTCATGACTTATTAAACTGGACGGAGCTAGAAGTAGCAATTCCAGAAGGGGAAGAAGAGTGGATTTTCTCTGGATCAGTGGTAAATGATAAAAATAATACCTCAGGTTTCTTTGAAGATAACAATGGTTTAGTGGCGATATATACAGCCGATTATCACGGTAAGTTAGAGAATCAGCATTTGGCATATTCCAAAGACAATGGTAGAACTTGGGTCAAATATGCAGGAAACCCAATTATACCTCAAGCATGGTCTGCTCAAGGTTCTTTAGGAGAGTTAAAAGAATTTAGAGATCCCAATATTTTTTGGCATCAAGAGTCTGAGAAATGGATAATGGCTGTGGTTTTACCAAAGCAGTACAAAGTGCAGTTTTACTCGTCCACCAATTTGAAGACTTGGAAATGGGAAAGTGATTTTGGTGGAGTAGGTGATATGAGGAAAATATGGGAATGCCCAGGAATGACTAAAGTGCCTATTTATGATGTAGACGGAAAGCAAATCGACTTCAAATGGTTATTAATGGTGTCCAGTAGCGGTCCTGACGACGGTTATACTGGAATGCAATATTTTACTGGAAACTTTGATGGTAAAACATTCTCACCTGATAACGAACAGTGGCCCAAGTACTTAGATCATGGCAAAGATTTTTATGCCGCAATACCATTTAACAATACGAGCAAAAGCTTGATTCTGGGTTGGTTCAGTAATTGGAAATATGCTCAAAAACCGCCTACAAATGCTTACAAAGGGCAAATGAGTATTGTACGCGAACTCAGTTTTGTGAAAAATAGAGATGGAGTAACGCTACGCCAAAGGCCTGTGGTGGAAAGTCAAAACTGGAACAAGGTTTTACAAATGGAACAAATGCCACTCAGTTCGTCAAATGGAATAGATTGGAGAACTCAAAGTAGAACTTACAGACTACAAATGACCTTTGAGGTAAACGGCAGTGACAATTTTGGCCTAAAGATTTTGGTTGGAGAAAATGAGCAAACTGTCATTAGTTACAATCCTAATTCCCAAGAAATAAGCTTAGATAGAACTCAATCTGGACACAGTGTAGACCTTAGTTTTCCTTCAATTGAAAGAGCATTTTGTCCATTGATAAGAAACAGATTGACGCTTGATATCTTAGTAGATAACTCAATGGTGGAAGTATTCGCCAATGACGGACAGGTTGTAATAAGTGACCTGGTTTTTCCAGAGACCGATGCTAAATCATGGAAAATATTTGGAAACGAAAATCAAGGAAAGCTTATGGATATTTCTGTTTGGGAGTGGGAAAAGTAA
- a CDS encoding leucyl-tRNA synthetase has product MALYNPQELEKKWQAYWEQNNTYKVEIDKSKPKFYVLDMFPYPSGAGLHVGHPLGYIASDIYSRFKKLKGFNVLHPMGFDSFGLPAEQYAIQTGQHPAITTEKNIETYISQLKNIGFGYDWDREIRTSSPEYYKWTQWIFMQLFNSWYNKDTDKAEPISTLEAILASGGSKAVNAVCADDLPQITAEEWNALSETEQYKFTLDYRMTYLSEAVVNFCPELGMVLSNDEVKDGVSERGGYPVVQKKMRQWMMRITAYCDRLINGLDELEWSESLKEQQKNWIGRSVGATVKFPVADVQIDGEKAPKIEVFTTRVDTIYGVSFMVLAPEHPWVKELTTDDNKANVEDYLLATQKRSELDRMSDVKTVSGAFTGSYCINPVNGEKVPIWIADYVLAGYGTGAVMAVPSGDQRDWSFAKHFNLPIPAISDAQTELEEAANASKEGKYINSGMINGMDYEQGTNTLIAWLEENGHGKGKVNYRLRDAVFARQRYWGEPVPVYFKEVDGEVLPYLIDESDLPLVLPEIDEYKPTETGEPPLGRAKDWKYKGKYEYEMSTMPGWAGSSWYWFRYMDSKNDEEFVSKEALDYWQGVDLYLGGTEHATGHLLYSRFWNKVLKDLGYVKQEEFAKKLINQGMIQGRSNFVYRLKNADKPTFVSFGLRKEYETVKLHVDVNIVSNDILDVEAFKKTRNDIGDDPQFILEDGEYKCGWEVEKMSKSKYNVVNPDVLVERYGADVLRMYEMFLGPLTEAKPWDTNGIEGTSRFLRKLWRLFFDLDANLLVTEDEPTKDELKTLHKTIKKIGEDVENFSFNTSVSTFMIAVNELTDLKCHKKAILKELLIIISPFAPHIAEELWDKIGMEKGTVTLQNFPDWNPEFLKEDAFEYPVQIMGKVRVKLSFPADASKEEIEKAVLANDQVIKWMDGKPLKKIIVVPKRIVNVVV; this is encoded by the coding sequence ATGGCATTGTATAATCCGCAGGAATTAGAGAAAAAGTGGCAAGCGTATTGGGAACAAAACAATACTTACAAAGTAGAAATAGACAAATCTAAGCCTAAGTTTTATGTGCTCGATATGTTTCCGTACCCATCTGGTGCAGGATTGCACGTAGGTCATCCACTTGGTTACATTGCCTCGGATATTTATAGTCGTTTCAAAAAGCTCAAGGGTTTTAATGTGTTGCATCCAATGGGTTTTGACTCTTTTGGTCTTCCTGCGGAGCAATATGCGATTCAAACTGGTCAACACCCTGCTATTACAACAGAGAAGAATATAGAAACCTATATCTCACAGCTGAAAAATATTGGTTTTGGCTACGATTGGGATAGGGAAATCCGTACGTCAAGTCCCGAATATTACAAATGGACACAGTGGATTTTCATGCAGCTATTCAATAGCTGGTATAATAAAGATACAGATAAAGCGGAGCCAATTTCTACACTAGAAGCCATACTTGCTTCTGGCGGGTCAAAAGCTGTAAATGCTGTTTGTGCTGATGATTTACCTCAAATTACAGCTGAGGAGTGGAATGCCCTAAGCGAAACGGAGCAATATAAATTTACACTTGATTATCGCATGACTTACTTGTCCGAAGCAGTAGTAAATTTTTGCCCAGAATTAGGAATGGTACTTTCTAACGACGAAGTGAAAGATGGTGTGTCGGAAAGAGGTGGATATCCAGTTGTTCAAAAGAAAATGCGTCAGTGGATGATGCGAATCACCGCCTATTGCGACCGATTGATCAATGGTTTGGATGAATTAGAATGGAGCGAATCGCTTAAAGAGCAACAAAAGAATTGGATAGGAAGGTCAGTTGGTGCAACTGTTAAATTTCCTGTTGCTGATGTACAAATAGATGGAGAAAAAGCTCCTAAAATTGAAGTATTTACTACCAGAGTAGATACGATTTATGGGGTGAGTTTCATGGTTCTTGCTCCTGAGCACCCTTGGGTAAAAGAACTCACTACTGATGACAATAAAGCTAATGTAGAAGATTACCTACTGGCCACCCAAAAACGATCTGAACTTGATCGAATGAGCGATGTTAAAACGGTTTCTGGGGCATTTACGGGTTCATATTGTATCAATCCAGTGAATGGTGAAAAAGTGCCAATTTGGATTGCAGACTATGTGTTGGCTGGATATGGAACTGGAGCTGTTATGGCAGTACCTTCAGGAGATCAGCGTGACTGGAGTTTTGCAAAACATTTCAATTTGCCTATTCCTGCTATTTCTGATGCTCAAACTGAGCTAGAAGAAGCAGCAAATGCTTCTAAAGAAGGGAAATACATCAATTCTGGAATGATTAACGGAATGGATTACGAGCAAGGGACAAATACCTTAATCGCATGGTTAGAAGAAAACGGACATGGCAAAGGAAAGGTAAATTACAGACTTCGTGATGCTGTTTTTGCTCGCCAAAGATACTGGGGCGAACCAGTTCCTGTTTATTTCAAAGAAGTAGATGGAGAGGTATTACCCTATTTGATAGATGAAAGTGACTTGCCATTAGTACTGCCCGAAATTGACGAATACAAGCCTACTGAAACTGGTGAGCCGCCATTGGGAAGAGCGAAGGACTGGAAATACAAAGGCAAATATGAATATGAAATGAGTACCATGCCTGGTTGGGCGGGTTCGAGTTGGTATTGGTTCCGATACATGGACTCTAAGAATGATGAGGAGTTTGTGAGCAAGGAAGCTTTGGATTACTGGCAAGGAGTTGACTTATATCTTGGTGGAACCGAACATGCAACTGGTCACTTGCTTTATAGCCGTTTTTGGAATAAAGTTTTGAAAGACTTAGGCTATGTGAAGCAAGAAGAATTTGCTAAAAAATTGATTAACCAAGGGATGATTCAGGGTCGCTCGAACTTTGTTTATAGGTTGAAAAATGCAGACAAACCTACGTTTGTTTCCTTTGGCTTGAGAAAGGAATATGAAACAGTGAAACTTCATGTTGATGTCAATATTGTTTCTAATGATATTCTTGATGTTGAGGCATTTAAGAAAACAAGAAATGACATAGGCGATGATCCACAATTCATTTTGGAAGATGGTGAATATAAATGTGGTTGGGAAGTAGAAAAAATGTCAAAATCCAAGTACAATGTTGTAAACCCAGATGTACTTGTAGAGCGATATGGAGCTGATGTATTGAGAATGTACGAGATGTTTTTAGGGCCACTTACAGAGGCTAAACCATGGGATACCAATGGAATAGAAGGAACTTCTCGTTTCTTGAGAAAGCTGTGGAGGTTGTTTTTTGACTTAGATGCTAATTTATTGGTCACTGAAGATGAGCCAACTAAAGATGAGCTTAAAACACTTCACAAAACGATTAAGAAAATAGGGGAGGACGTGGAGAATTTCTCATTCAACACCTCGGTGAGTACTTTCATGATTGCCGTGAACGAATTGACAGATTTGAAATGCCACAAAAAGGCTATTCTGAAAGAACTGTTAATCATAATCTCTCCATTTGCTCCACACATTGCAGAAGAGCTTTGGGACAAGATCGGCATGGAAAAAGGAACTGTAACGCTTCAAAACTTCCCAGACTGGAATCCAGAATTCTTAAAAGAAGATGCATTTGAATATCCTGTTCAAATCATGGGAAAAGTGAGGGTTAAGTTGAGTTTCCCAGCTGATGCAAGCAAAGAAGAAATTGAAAAAGCTGTACTGGCGAATGATCAAGTGATCAAATGGATGGATGGAAAACCATTGAAAAAGATCATTGTGGTTCCTAAGAGGATTGTGAATGTGGTAGTTTAG